A stretch of Porites lutea chromosome 5 unlocalized genomic scaffold, jaPorLute2.1 SUPER_5_unloc_2, whole genome shotgun sequence DNA encodes these proteins:
- the LOC140925394 gene encoding uncharacterized protein F54H12.2-like — MIETLLNYGEEAKTSQLSMAMFYKDTPGKMDVANPVAADDAANKGLKVRYDFTKESHIVDMMGPIHSDIFFQDRLMLNGVNLRIKLNRAKNSFCLMSSAAAPTFKVVITEAILFVRKVKLASSIILGHAAALKHSSAKYPVRRIDCKVLSIPRGFSSFNPDNIFLGLIPKRIVLVLVDTQAYNGTYSTNPFNFKHHNLTQVGVYVDGEQIPRKPLFLNFDEAGGQNVIAGYQSLFSGTGKLSQDAGNQISRSDYGSGYTAFCFDLSPDHCSGDHFELIKQGNLRAELHFKEPLANTVNLIVYAEFQNVIEVDGNRNVLFDYTN; from the coding sequence ATGATCGAAACCTTGCTAAACTACGgagaagaagcaaaaacaagtcaactttCTATGGCCATGTTTTACAAAGATACCCCTGGAAAAATGGATGTTGCCAACCCTGTGGCTGCAGACGATGCCGCgaacaaggggttaaaggttCGCTATGATTTCACTAAAGAAAGTCATATTGTGGATATGATGGGGCCCATTCATAGCGACATTTTCTTTCAAGACCGATTGATGCTAAATGGAGTGAATTTAAGAATCAAACTGAACCGAGCCAAGAACTCGTTTTGTCTGATGTCATCAGCAGCCGCTCCAACTTTCAAGGTGGTAATCACAGAAGCCATCTTGTTCGTTCGCAAGGTGAAATTGGCCTCTTCTATTATACTTGGCCATGCTGCTGCACTAAAACACTCCAGCGCCAAGTACCCGGTTCGCCGAATAGATTGTAAAGTGCTGTCTATTCCAAGAGGATTTAGCAGTTTTAACCCCGACAACATCTTTTTGGGTCTCATCCCCAAACGAATCGTGCTGGTCTTAGTGGATACTCAGGCATATAATGGAACTTACAGTACCAACCCGTTCAACTTCAAACACCACAATCTAACTCAAGTGGGTGTCTATGTGGACGGAGAGCAAATTCCTCGGAAACCCCTGTTCTTGAATTTTGACGAAGCTGGGGGTCAAAATGTAATAGCAGGCTATCAAAGCCTGTTCTCAGGCACTGGAAAGTTATCCCAAGATGCGGGTAATCAGATCAGTAGAAGCGATTATGGCTCTGGTTACACAGCATTCTGCTTTGACTTGTCCCCAGACCACTGCTCAGGTGACCATTTTGAGCTAATAAAGCAAGGTAACCTGCGCGCTGAGCTTCATTTCAAGGAACCACTGGCCAATACGGTTAACCTTATCGTGTACGCTGAATTCCAAAACGTGATTGAAGTTGACGGGAACCGCAACGTGTTGTTCGACTACACAAACTAA
- the LOC140925395 gene encoding uncharacterized protein yields the protein MRELREETKEISKYIKDQGYHLVEIYECQWRRIKKTNSQVQQFLNSKFNRPLDHHKTLTQDQILSAIRNESLFGVVECDVRVPDALKPKFAEMCPIFKNIEISREDIGQHMQTFAEEEKIMSQPRRSLVGSYFGEKILLASPLIKWYLEHGLEVTHIYQVVEYTPVPCFSPFGEAVSDARRAGDVDPNKAIIADTMKLVGNSSYGKTITDQERHREVQFCEETKASRLINKPFFRQIELIDKDTFEVQSCKKKIKLNLPMQIGFFVYQYAKLRMLQVYFDFMDKYLDRSDFQYCEMDTDSAYIAIAGQSVESLVKPELRGEFEADKANWFPRTDTPEHKAYDKRTPGLFKEEWSGAGIIGLSSKTYYCFGAYDKFSCKGVNKKTNDINKEKYLNVLLTKQSSAGLNKGFRVVNNSMYTYEQVRDGFSYFYPKRKVLEDGVTTMPLDI from the exons ATGAGGGAGTTACGAGAAGAAACCAAAGAAATTTCCAAGTACATCAAGGATCAGGGGTACCATCTTGTTGAAATCTACGAGTGCCAGTGGCGTCGAATTAAGAAAACCAACTCACAAGTTCAGCAGTTTCTGAACTCCAAGTTTAACCGCCCTCTTGATCATCACAAGACTCTGACACAAGACCAGATCTTAAGCGCTATTAGAAACGAGTCTCTCTTTGGAGTGGTCGAGTGTGACGTTCGAGTACCTGATGCACTAAAACCCAAGTTTGCAGAAATGTGCCCCATTTTCAAAAACatagaaatttcaagagaagaTATTGGTCAGCACATGCAAACCTTTGCTGAGGAAGAGAAAATCATGTCACAACCTCGACGAAGTCTCGTTGGTAGCTATTTTGGTGAGAAGATCTTGTTGGCTTCCCCACTCATTAAGTGGTACTTGGAGCATGGTCTGGAAGTGACACATATTTATCAAGTAGTAGAGTATACACCCGTTCCCTGTTTTTCACCCTTTGGAGAAGCTGTATCGGATGCTAGACGGGCTGGAGATGTCGACCCAAACAAAGCCATCATCGCAGACACTATGAAATTG gTGGGGAACTCGAGTTATGGAAAGACAATCACAGATCAAGAACGCCATCGAGAAGTCCAGTTTTGTGAAGAAACTAAAGCGTCCCGCTTAATAAACAAACCCTTCTTTAGACAGATTGAACTGATTGATAAAGATACGTTTGAAGTGCAatcttgcaagaaaaaaatcaagttgAACCTTCCCATGCAGATAGGTTTTTTCGTTTATCAGTACGCTAAACTTAGAATGCTTCAGGTTTATTTTGATTTCATGGATAAGTATCTTGATCGTAGTGATTTTCAGTATTGTGAAATGGACACCGACTCTGCCTATATCGCGATCGCAGGGCAATCGGTAGAAAGTTTAGTAAAACCAGAGTTAAGAGGAGAATTTGAAGCAGACAAGGCCAATTGGTTTCCACGAACCGACACGCCAGAACACAAAGCGTATGACAAAAGAACACCAGGTTTATTTAAGGAAGAGTGGTCAGGGGCAGGAATAATTGGTCTAAGTAGCAAGACCTACTATTGCTTTGGGGCCTATGATAAGTTCAGTTGTAAAGGggttaacaagaaaacaaacgacattaacaaagaaaaatatcttaatGTTCTGTTGACCAAACAGAGTAGTGCAGGATTAAATAAAGGTTTTCGGGTAGTCAACAATAGCATGTATACTTATGAACAAGTTCGAGATGGGTTTTCCTACTTTTACCCCAAAAGAAAAGTGTTGGAGGATGGAGTTACCACTATGCCTCTAGATATATAA